In Malus sylvestris chromosome 16, drMalSylv7.2, whole genome shotgun sequence, the following are encoded in one genomic region:
- the LOC126606655 gene encoding uncharacterized membrane protein At4g09580-like translates to MGKGDDSGGDVKVVGAEVGSDNSKFPLSFWEVTLASTVVLGFLFGLLAVYLTMPASDYSFLKLPRSLQDLRILRVHLEDYTSDYTAQVLLGYCMVYIFMQTFMIPGTVFMSLLAGSLFGVFKGVALVVFNATAGASSCFFLSKLIGRPLVFSLWPDKLQFFQNQVAKRREGLLNYMLFLRLTPTLPNTFINVASPIVDVPYHIFFLATSIGLIPAAYVTVRAGLVLGELRSLGDLYDFNSIATLFFIGVVSITPTLVSKSKS, encoded by the exons ATGGGGAAAGGAGACGACAGTGGCGGCGATGTGAAGGTGGTTGGTGCAGAAGTGGGATCCGATAATAGTAAGTTCCCGTTGAGCTTTTGGGAGGTGACCCTGGCTTCCACCGTCGTATTGGGCTTCTTGTTTGGCCTTCTGGCTGTTTACCTGACCATGCCCGCATCGGATTACAGCTTCCTCAAGCTTCCCCGTAGCCTCCAAGATCTTCGAATCCTCAG AGTTCACCTCGAGGACTACACAAGTGACTACACTGCTCAGGTTCTGTTAGGATACTGCATGGTTTATATATTCATGCAGACTTTCATGATCCCTGGTACTGTATTTATGTCCTTGCTTGCCGGTTCCCTTTTTGGAGTCTTCAAAGGTGTAGCTTTGGTGGTGTTTAACGCGACTGCTGGTGCatcttcttgttttttcttGTCAAAGCTGATCGGGAGACCTCTTGTCTTCTCTCTTTGGCCCGACAAGCTGCAATTTTTCCAAAACCAG GTAGCTAAAAGAAGAGAGGGACTATTGAACTATATGCTGTTTCTACGGTTAACTCCGACCTTGCCAAATACATTTATTAATGTTGCTTCACCAATAGTTGATGTGCCTTACCATATATTCTTCCTGGCAACTTCAATTGGTCTGATACCGGCTGCTTACGTCACTGTCAGG GCTGGATTAGTTCTTGGAGAGTTGCGATCCCTTGGGGATCTCTATGACTTCAACTCGATAGCCACCTTGTTCTTCATTGGAGTTGTCTCAATTACTCCCACGCTAGTGAGCAAGAGCAAATCATAG
- the LOC126606654 gene encoding uncharacterized protein LOC126606654: MGRKKPKEPESDAVSAAQSDVFKTLFGDSVSHDAAPAIFSDSNPFRRKNKEPDQGFVAPSAEPAENINYVEPENNGDDGDGDVKKRKRRSKEKAASGSLNEEVSEGPVELEGRKTKKKKLLETPDSENPNLGSEFEGVSRQESDEASEKGNAPAKKKDGKKRKRDEVEREYEVKKYGVREGEEDGDKEEKRTVGEKRKTVDNPADMLVSTEGFDDESKLLRTVFVGNLPLKVKKKALMKEFTKFGEVESVRIRSVPILDTKRPRKGAILTKQIHDKADSVNAYVVFKTEESAQTSLSNNMAVVEGHHIRVDRACPPRKKLKGESATVYDHTRTVFVGNLPFDVKDEEVYQLFCGINNLGSSVEAIRIIRDPNYGIGKGIAYVLFRTREAANLVVKRRNLKLGDRELRLSHAKPESTPTKRKNPSSAPEAKSSAKKRAVDSRSPDFNKSSSKASYQGLRAGKPGVQKKFNAKGSRPDKFESRSPSGVKPKERKDKRPSVAARKAKEVLKGGAASKQAGTKRKLDSRSPDSSQQKKKFKKFRFYFPWTGSQSIDRYMDYNEVYPW, from the exons ATGGGTAGGAAGAAACCCAAGGAGCCAGAAAGCGACGCCGTTTCAGCAGCTCAGTCCGACGTCTTCAAGACCCTGTTCGGCGACTCCGTCAGCCACGACGCCGCCCCTGCCATCTTCTCTGACAGCAACCCCTTTAGGAGGAAGAACAAGGAACCCGACCAAGGGTTTGTTGCCCCTTCGGCTGAACCTGCTGAAAACATCAATTATGTCGAGCCTGAAAACAATGGCGATGACGGTGACGGTGACGTGAAGAAGCGGAAGAGGAGGAGCAAAGAGAAAGCGGCTTCCGGTTCGCTTAACGAAGAAGTTTCAGAGGGTCCTGTGGAGTTGGAGGGCAGAAAAACGAAGAAAAAGAAGCTGCTGGAAACGCCCGATtctgaaaaccctaatttgggTTCTGAGTTTGAAGGGGTGTCAAGACAGGAAAGTGATGAAGCCTCGGAGAAAGGGAATGCCCCGGCGAAGAAGAAGGAtgggaagaagaggaaaagggATGAGGTTGAGAGGGAATATGAGGTGAAGAAGTATGGGGTGAGGGAGGGTGAGGAGGATGGGGACAAGGAGGAGAAGAGGACTGTTGGGGAGAAGAGGAAGACAGTGGATAACCCAGCTGATATGTTGGTTTCGACCGAAGGTTTTGATGACGAGAGCAAGCTATTGAGGACtgtttttgttggaaatttgcCCTTGAAGGTCAAGAAGAAGGCTTTGATGAAGGAGTTCACTAAGTTTGGAGAGGTGGAGTCGGTGAGGATTCGCTCCGTGCCAATCTTGGAT ACGAAAAGACCCAGAAAGGGAGCAATACTCACCAAGCAAATCCACGATAAAGCTGACAG CGTTAATGCCTACGTTGTTTTCAAAACGGAGGAATCGGCACAGACTTCCTTGTCCAATAACATGGCTGTG GTTGAAGGACATCATATCCGTGTTGACAGGGCATGCCCACCTCGTAAGAAGCTGAAAGGGGAGAGTGCTACTGTTTACGATCACACGAGAACTGTTTTTGTGGGTAACCTTCCGTTTGATGTGAAG GATGAAGAAGTTTATCAGTTGTTTTGTGGTATCAACAATCTCGGTTCCAGTGTTGAAGCTATTCGCATAATCAGGGATCCTAACTATGGTATCGGAAAGGGCATTGCTTATGTTTTGTTTAGAACAAGG GAAGCTGCAAATTTGGTTGTTAAGAGGCGAAACTTGAAGCTTGGGGATCGGGAGCTCAGGCTGTCTCATGCAAAACCAGAGTCAACCCCAACGAAGAGAAAGAACCCCTCATCTGCACCAGAAGCTAAGTCTTCAGCCAAAAAGCGAGCTGTGGACTCAAGGAGTCCAGATTTTAACAAGTCTAGTTCAAAAGCATCTTACCAGGGCCTGCGTGCTGGTAAGCCTGGTGTCCAAAAGAAGTTTAATGCAAAAGGCAGTAGACCAGATAAGTTTGAATCAAGATCCCCTAGTGGAGTGAAGCCGAAAGAGCGTAAAGATAAAAGACCTTCTGTTGCTGCGAGAAAGGCTAAAGAAGTACTGAAAGGTGGTGCTGCATCAAAACAAGCAGGTACAAAGCGTAAGCTGGATAGCCGGAGTCCAGATAGCTCCCAGCAgaaaaagaaattcaagaaatttaG ATTTTATTTTCCTTGGACTGGTTCCCAATCTATTGATAGATACATGGATTACAATGAGGTTTATCCGTGGTAA